A window of the Candidatus Zixiibacteriota bacterium genome harbors these coding sequences:
- the secF gene encoding protein translocase subunit SecF, translated as MLKIVPDTNINFIGMRKYAYLLSGVMLVLGLIAFVMTAMGNANMGIDFTGGVMLKGHFQDPVEIDNLRAALTGAFSDAAVTELTDFSKPNAYIIKWKLEAEPGVKQESSAIKNLLAEKFPTNPFTVISEHTIGPAVGEDLRRDAIWAVLISVAGILGYIWVRFDFRFGVAATAATMHDVLGVLGICYLISTEFNLLYITALLTMAGYSLTDKVVVFDRIRENLQKYRSRSEFVHAVNRSINEVLSRTINTGMSVLIVLIILFNFGGEVLQGFSLAMILGILISTYGSIFVASPIMVEWEARRPSRFK; from the coding sequence ATGCTTAAGATAGTACCCGATACCAATATCAATTTCATCGGCATGCGCAAGTATGCGTATTTGCTGTCCGGTGTGATGCTCGTGCTCGGTTTGATCGCGTTCGTGATGACCGCCATGGGCAACGCCAATATGGGAATCGATTTCACCGGCGGCGTCATGCTCAAGGGGCACTTCCAGGATCCGGTGGAGATCGACAATCTTCGCGCGGCGCTTACCGGCGCTTTCTCCGACGCAGCCGTAACCGAGCTGACCGATTTCAGCAAACCGAATGCCTATATCATCAAGTGGAAACTCGAGGCCGAGCCCGGGGTCAAGCAGGAATCGTCGGCTATCAAGAACCTGCTGGCCGAGAAGTTCCCGACCAATCCCTTCACGGTGATCTCGGAGCACACCATCGGCCCGGCCGTGGGCGAGGATCTTCGGCGCGACGCGATCTGGGCGGTGCTCATCTCCGTGGCAGGCATTCTGGGATACATCTGGGTCCGGTTCGATTTCCGCTTCGGCGTGGCCGCGACCGCGGCGACCATGCACGACGTGCTCGGCGTACTCGGTATATGCTACCTCATATCAACCGAGTTCAACCTGCTGTACATCACGGCTCTGCTGACCATGGCGGGCTATTCGCTGACCGACAAAGTGGTAGTGTTTGATCGCATTCGCGAGAACCTGCAGAAGTACCGCAGCCGCAGCGAATTCGTGCATGCGGTGAACCGGTCGATCAACGAGGTTCTGTCGCGCACGATCAACACCGGTATGTCGGTGCTGATTGTGTTGATCATTCTGTTCAACTTCGGCGGCGAGGTGTTGCAGGGGTTCTCGCTGGCCATGATCTTGGGCATCTTGATATCGACCTACGGATCGATATTTGTGGCCAGCCCTATCATGGTGGAGTGGGAAGCCCGTCGCCCGAGCCGGTTTAAGTAA
- a CDS encoding pitrilysin family protein, whose amino-acid sequence MKTQSLRFNRHFLSTLVLAVTFAQGTFPASRPEKLDNALQVILVENHSSPMIASVIFVRSGSKYESEYENGITHFLEHLLFDGTTHLTRQELGNSIRDLGGYINAFTREDLTAYMVLMPKQYIEYGLTVQADMLFNSTFPEEELAKERQVVIEEIKRDTDSPGASAEAFFREKAYGETDYGRPVLGYEPFIANIKREAIIAYWKNHYTPDKMTALVIGDFESKSMKKTLARVFERIPGGKPQNGASPGDLHRKLAEGKQRVGGIIGQHRYDTIAAVASAHLNFSIEAPSFGSGDYLPFDLLVQYLALDEISPLKVALQSGDDPLATEVTVSLNTCAEFARMDISIISEKPQFCDSIVSVTLAALSQMSSHIADTDDLRGITTSVRCQSIYNAEKLHYYAFIVAPLMMVADWDWIQSYPDRLDSVTWNQCQEAARRWLDQSNYILTVVRPADSQQAIFTPEVTTSEDVNAYFDSASFPLYDLTRGIALDYPKTDSVTFELVDKAVYRREVLDNGLTVLVKSGKGSRVFAVNLLGKDRTLWEAEDKAGITDFVNRCLAKGTTNRTGEQLNRELGAIGANLTLTDNPWIPYDDRYTTRSFSFIKFETIEPYAKGGFELLADMVLHPAFDSLEIENVRKEMLGVISRGAGSPSQAARDLYFAALFDQHPFAKPIMGSAATIAAISPQALRDFHRDYYAPGNMILSIVTSRDTSEVMAWVRESFGSVSPPDNWSPTPSLPLPTAEPGEFHHELQKEQIAICAGGRVPGISSSDAIDLQVAASILSSRLNEVLRERQGLAYTTGAGVDFTREFGWYLVSIATGYQNYQSALDGLALQTEKLALDGPRESEIRSACNQLWGQLMSAKLSRINQAYYLGLDEYWGREIGYDRQLLKALARVNVHSVGAAAAKYFRPNLWITATAGKKP is encoded by the coding sequence ATGAAAACCCAATCGCTCAGATTCAATCGACACTTTTTATCGACCTTGGTCCTCGCTGTAACATTTGCTCAGGGAACCTTCCCCGCGTCGCGCCCCGAGAAGCTCGACAACGCCCTTCAAGTGATTCTCGTGGAGAATCACAGCTCCCCCATGATCGCCAGTGTCATCTTTGTGCGCTCCGGCAGCAAGTACGAATCGGAATACGAAAACGGAATAACCCACTTTCTCGAGCATCTGTTATTCGACGGCACCACTCATCTGACTCGCCAGGAGCTTGGTAATTCGATCCGCGACCTGGGCGGTTACATCAACGCGTTCACCCGCGAAGATCTCACCGCATACATGGTGCTGATGCCCAAACAGTATATCGAGTACGGCTTGACCGTACAGGCCGACATGCTCTTTAATTCGACCTTTCCTGAGGAGGAACTGGCCAAAGAAAGGCAGGTGGTAATCGAGGAGATCAAGCGCGATACCGACTCGCCCGGTGCGTCGGCAGAGGCATTCTTCAGAGAGAAGGCGTATGGCGAGACCGATTACGGCCGTCCGGTGCTGGGCTACGAGCCGTTTATCGCCAACATCAAGCGCGAGGCGATCATCGCCTATTGGAAGAACCACTACACGCCGGACAAGATGACGGCGCTGGTAATAGGTGATTTCGAATCAAAGAGCATGAAGAAGACACTGGCGCGTGTTTTCGAGCGCATCCCCGGAGGTAAACCTCAAAACGGCGCATCGCCCGGCGACCTGCACCGCAAACTGGCCGAGGGTAAACAGAGAGTAGGCGGCATTATCGGGCAACACCGGTATGACACGATCGCGGCTGTGGCATCCGCTCATCTGAACTTCTCCATAGAAGCTCCGAGTTTTGGCTCCGGCGACTATCTTCCCTTTGATTTGCTGGTTCAGTACCTCGCTCTGGACGAGATCTCGCCGCTGAAAGTCGCGCTGCAGAGCGGTGATGATCCACTAGCCACAGAAGTTACCGTGTCTCTGAACACCTGCGCCGAGTTCGCCCGAATGGACATATCCATCATCTCTGAGAAACCTCAGTTTTGCGATAGCATTGTCAGCGTGACCCTGGCCGCACTTTCGCAGATGTCCAGTCATATCGCCGACACTGATGACCTCAGGGGCATCACCACATCGGTGCGCTGTCAGTCGATCTATAATGCCGAGAAGCTGCATTACTACGCGTTCATTGTCGCTCCCCTGATGATGGTCGCCGATTGGGACTGGATTCAATCCTATCCCGACCGGCTGGACAGTGTCACCTGGAACCAGTGCCAGGAGGCAGCACGACGGTGGTTAGATCAATCGAATTACATTCTGACAGTGGTCAGACCGGCCGATTCCCAGCAAGCGATCTTCACTCCCGAAGTGACTACGTCGGAGGACGTAAACGCGTATTTCGACAGCGCCTCGTTTCCGTTATACGATCTGACCAGGGGAATCGCACTCGACTACCCGAAAACCGATTCGGTGACGTTCGAGCTTGTGGACAAGGCTGTGTACCGGCGGGAGGTGCTTGACAACGGCCTGACCGTACTAGTGAAGTCCGGTAAAGGGAGCCGCGTGTTCGCGGTTAATTTACTGGGGAAAGATCGTACGCTCTGGGAAGCGGAGGACAAGGCCGGAATCACCGATTTTGTGAACCGGTGTCTCGCCAAAGGGACAACCAACCGCACAGGCGAGCAGCTAAATCGCGAGTTAGGCGCCATCGGCGCCAATCTAACGCTCACCGATAATCCGTGGATCCCGTACGACGATCGCTACACGACCCGCAGTTTTTCTTTCATCAAGTTCGAGACTATCGAGCCTTACGCCAAAGGAGGATTCGAACTGCTCGCCGATATGGTGCTTCACCCCGCGTTCGATTCTCTCGAGATCGAAAACGTCCGCAAGGAAATGCTGGGCGTGATCAGCCGAGGCGCCGGCTCACCGTCACAGGCAGCCCGAGACCTGTATTTCGCCGCCCTGTTCGATCAGCACCCCTTCGCTAAACCGATAATGGGCAGCGCTGCGACAATCGCAGCGATATCTCCCCAGGCGCTGCGTGACTTTCACCGCGACTACTATGCCCCCGGCAATATGATCCTCTCGATAGTCACCAGCCGGGATACATCGGAAGTCATGGCCTGGGTGAGAGAGAGTTTCGGTTCGGTATCTCCGCCCGACAATTGGTCCCCGACACCGTCACTGCCCCTGCCAACAGCCGAGCCGGGTGAATTTCATCATGAGCTCCAGAAGGAACAGATAGCGATTTGCGCTGGCGGGCGGGTTCCGGGGATTTCCTCGAGCGACGCCATCGACCTGCAGGTGGCTGCGTCAATTCTGTCTTCGCGGCTGAACGAAGTGCTGAGAGAGCGGCAGGGGCTGGCCTACACGACCGGCGCGGGAGTAGACTTCACGCGTGAATTCGGGTGGTACCTGGTCAGCATAGCGACCGGGTATCAGAACTATCAGTCGGCACTCGATGGTCTGGCCCTTCAGACAGAGAAGCTGGCTCTCGACGGCCCCAGGGAGAGCGAAATCCGTAGTGCGTGCAATCAGCTTTGGGGGCAGCTGATGAGCGCCAAGCTTTCGCGCATC
- the ppsR gene encoding pyruvate, phosphate dikinase/phosphoenolpyruvate synthase regulator, which translates to MNEVKKIVIISDGTGRTAKRLMDAVLVQYHESDLTYSVANIFPQVRRRKELDKILAELDPSSLVIYSIISTDQADYFDKELARRKILHLNVLRPMLDTMSKFLGVHPEYRPGLLHVVDDRYYQKVDAIGYTVEHDDGRGAAIAEADIVLVGPSRSCKTPISMYLACNHGLRVANTPIFQDPNVTQSMLDRLRAAQAGRIVGLLMQPETLTRVREHRLAMLAKQDRYQAQIDGYCDIRQVAGEFRYCRDLYVVQGWHAVDVTRRGIEEVSQEIIELLDLSM; encoded by the coding sequence ATGAACGAAGTCAAGAAAATCGTCATCATTTCCGACGGCACCGGGCGAACTGCCAAGCGTCTGATGGACGCCGTGCTGGTACAATACCACGAGTCGGATCTTACGTATTCAGTGGCAAATATATTCCCCCAGGTGCGGCGTCGGAAAGAACTGGATAAAATACTCGCGGAACTCGATCCTTCATCGTTAGTGATCTACTCCATCATCTCGACCGATCAAGCCGATTACTTTGACAAGGAACTCGCCCGCCGGAAGATTCTGCATCTCAACGTCCTCCGCCCGATGCTTGACACCATGTCCAAGTTTCTCGGCGTACACCCCGAGTACCGTCCCGGGCTGCTGCACGTGGTCGATGATCGCTACTATCAGAAAGTCGACGCGATCGGCTACACTGTGGAACACGACGATGGCCGTGGCGCAGCTATCGCTGAAGCGGATATAGTGCTCGTGGGCCCATCGCGGAGCTGCAAAACGCCGATAAGCATGTACCTGGCCTGCAACCACGGCCTTCGCGTGGCCAACACGCCCATATTCCAGGATCCGAATGTCACCCAGAGCATGCTCGACCGCCTTCGCGCCGCGCAAGCCGGGCGCATTGTCGGACTGCTGATGCAGCCGGAGACGCTCACGCGAGTGCGTGAACACCGACTGGCCATGCTGGCGAAACAGGATCGATACCAGGCGCAGATTGACGGCTACTGCGATATCCGCCAGGTGGCAGGCGAGTTTCGGTACTGTCGCGACCTGTACGTCGTGCAAGGATGGCACGCGGTCGATGTGACCCGCCGGGGGATCGAAGAGGTCTCACAGGAGATTATCGAATTGCTTGACCTGAGCATGTAG
- the secD gene encoding protein translocase subunit SecD — protein sequence MSAQKWRILITLVLVVVGLLAFWPTFKLWTMSDAEREKMNLEEPGEYLELQQKAIRLGLDLQGGIHVVLKVKTEELGQEATAGAVERAMQVIRTRIDGLGVAEPNVQKQGNDQIIIDLPGYTDADRAEELIGQMAVLEFKLLESHDNATLLLQKIDSVVHAYELAKAGITPTSDTAAAADTTKAEDVDVLAELMGKDTARDTSDFDFDEDLGVSEDLNPLSSRLDQWLSTSQTGTPWPGWSVNRRDRQKIEAWLALPEVQRLIPVDVQFAWSTRVEMRNQRDGWDLYLLKRKVQFVGKYLENISLRRGQMGGHEVDFRIASEGIGRFAQLTGANVNKPLAVVLDNAVESAPIINSKIRGNGTITMGGSATIEDAVNMKIVLEAGALPAPVEIIEKNVVGASLGADSIRKGFYSCLIGLLVVLVYIAVFYRISGIIADIGLLFNIFFLLAVMAGLGATLTMPGIAGIILTIGMSVDSNILIFERIREELRTGKTVRASIDAGYVRAFIAIFDSHVTTLITALALFFFGSGPIRGFAVTLFWGVSISLYTAYVITKVIFDVRKAYQKLSI from the coding sequence ATGTCAGCACAAAAGTGGCGTATTCTCATCACGCTGGTTCTTGTCGTGGTCGGACTGCTCGCTTTCTGGCCCACGTTCAAGCTGTGGACCATGAGTGACGCCGAACGCGAAAAAATGAACCTTGAAGAACCGGGCGAATACCTGGAGCTTCAGCAGAAAGCGATTCGTCTCGGCCTCGATCTCCAGGGCGGAATCCATGTCGTCCTGAAAGTGAAAACCGAGGAGCTCGGCCAGGAGGCCACCGCCGGTGCCGTGGAGCGGGCGATGCAGGTGATTCGCACGCGTATCGACGGCCTTGGCGTGGCCGAGCCGAACGTACAGAAACAGGGGAACGATCAAATCATAATTGACCTGCCCGGCTACACCGATGCCGACCGGGCGGAGGAGCTGATCGGTCAGATGGCGGTGCTCGAATTCAAGCTTCTCGAGAGTCATGACAACGCGACCCTGCTGTTACAGAAGATTGATTCGGTAGTTCATGCGTATGAACTGGCCAAAGCAGGTATTACCCCGACTTCGGACACGGCCGCGGCTGCCGATACGACTAAGGCCGAGGATGTCGACGTGTTGGCCGAGCTCATGGGCAAGGACACGGCCCGGGACACGTCTGATTTCGATTTCGACGAAGATCTCGGTGTATCCGAGGATCTCAATCCCCTTTCCTCCCGACTCGATCAATGGCTCTCCACGAGCCAGACCGGCACCCCCTGGCCGGGATGGTCGGTGAACAGGCGGGATCGGCAAAAAATCGAGGCCTGGCTGGCGCTGCCTGAGGTGCAACGGCTGATCCCGGTCGATGTGCAGTTCGCCTGGTCGACTCGTGTCGAGATGCGCAACCAGCGCGATGGCTGGGATCTGTACCTGCTCAAGCGCAAAGTGCAGTTCGTGGGCAAGTATCTCGAGAACATCTCGCTCCGCCGCGGGCAGATGGGCGGACACGAAGTCGATTTCCGGATCGCTTCCGAGGGTATCGGCCGGTTTGCTCAGCTCACCGGCGCCAATGTCAACAAGCCGCTGGCGGTAGTGCTTGACAACGCGGTCGAGTCCGCTCCGATTATCAATTCGAAAATTCGCGGCAACGGAACAATCACCATGGGCGGCTCCGCGACCATCGAGGATGCCGTCAACATGAAGATCGTACTCGAGGCCGGTGCTCTGCCGGCGCCGGTGGAGATTATCGAGAAGAACGTGGTCGGCGCGTCACTCGGCGCCGATTCGATCCGCAAGGGATTCTACTCCTGTCTGATCGGTCTGCTCGTGGTGCTGGTCTATATCGCGGTGTTCTACCGCATATCAGGTATCATTGCCGATATCGGCCTCCTGTTTAACATCTTCTTCCTGCTGGCTGTCATGGCCGGACTCGGGGCTACCCTGACCATGCCGGGTATCGCCGGGATCATCCTGACTATCGGTATGTCGGTCGATTCGAACATCCTGATTTTCGAGCGCATCAGAGAAGAGCTGCGCACCGGCAAGACGGTACGAGCATCGATCGACGCCGGCTATGTTCGGGCCTTTATTGCGATTTTCGACTCGCACGTGACCACGCTCATAACGGCGCTGGCGCTGTTCTTCTTTGGATCGGGGCCCATCCGCGGGTTTGCGGTCACCCTGTTCTGGGGTGTCTCCATCTCGCTGTACACGGCGTACGTGATCACGAAGGTTATCTTCGATGTCCGCAAGGCCTACCAGAAACTGAGTATATAG